The following proteins are co-located in the Methylomonas sp. 11b genome:
- the grxD gene encoding Grx4 family monothiol glutaredoxin translates to MSAIDRIQAQLASHPVVLYMKGTPDFPQCGFSSRVVQALDACNADYAHVNIFEDPEVREALKEYSHWPTYPQLYINGELVGGCDIVIDLFNKGELNNMLANVTVAQ, encoded by the coding sequence ATGAGTGCAATAGATAGAATCCAAGCCCAACTAGCCAGTCATCCCGTCGTCTTGTACATGAAAGGCACCCCTGATTTCCCCCAATGCGGGTTTTCCAGTCGGGTGGTGCAAGCCTTGGATGCTTGCAACGCTGATTATGCTCACGTCAACATCTTCGAAGATCCTGAAGTGCGTGAAGCCTTGAAAGAATACTCGCACTGGCCTACCTATCCCCAGCTCTACATCAACGGCGAATTAGTTGGCGGCTGCGACATCGTTATCGATCTGTTTAATAAAGGTGAACTGAATAATATGCTGGCTAACGTGACCGTAGCGCAATAG